The Gallus gallus isolate bGalGal1 chromosome 3, bGalGal1.mat.broiler.GRCg7b, whole genome shotgun sequence genome window below encodes:
- the KCNS3 gene encoding potassium voltage-gated channel subfamily S member 3, which yields MVYGEFFRRPGKDAELINLNVGGFKQSVDQSTLLRFPHTRLGKLLKCHSEEAILELCDDYSVADKEYYFDRNPSLFQYVLNFYYTGKLHVMEELCVFSFCQEIEYWGINELFIDSCCSNRYQERKEEGPEKDWDQKSNDRSIDSSNEESSIFDKELEKFDNLCFGEIRKKIWVRMENPAYCLSAKLIAVSSLSVVLASIVAMCIHSMPEFQRLDANDREIEDPVLEAVEIACIIWFTAELVIRLITAPSQKKFWKKPLNIIDFVSIIPFYATLAVDTKEEESEDIENMGKVVQILRLMRIFRILKLARHSVGLRSLGATLRHSYQEVGLLLLFLSVGISIFSVLVYSVEKDDDSSELHSIPVCWWWATISMTTVGYGDTYPVTLAGKLLGTLCIICGILVVALPITIIFNKFSKYYQKQKDIDPDQCNNDRKEKCNDLPYFNIRDIYAKKMHSFISSLSSVGIVVSDQDSTDASSIQDMEDVYRTTTLDNGAGK from the coding sequence ATGGTTTATGGTGAATTTTTCCGCAGACCTGGCAAAGATGCAGAACTTATCAATTTGAATGTGGGTGGCTTTAAGCAATCAGTGGATCAAAGCACTTTGCTGCGATTTCCTCATACCAGACTTGGGAAACTTCTCAAATGCCATTCAGAAGAGGCTATTCTGGAACTATGTGATGATTACAGTGTTGCAGACAAGGAATACTACTTTGACAGAAATCCTTCCTTGTTCCAATATGTTCTGAACTTTTACTACACTGGTAAACTTCATGTCATGGAGGAGCTTTGtgtcttttccttctgccagGAAATAGAGTACTGGGGGATAAACGAGCTGTTCATTGATTCCTGTTGCAGCAATCGGTAccaggagaggaaagaagaaggtCCTGAGAAAGACTGGGATCAGAAAAGCAATGACAGAAGCATTGACTCCTCTAATGAAGAATCATCCATATTTGATAAAGAGCTGGAAAAGTTTGATAATCTGTGCTTCGgtgaaataagaaagaagatCTGGGTCAGAATGGAAAATCCTGCATACTGCTTGTCTGCCAAGTTAATTGCCGTGTCCTCCCTGAGTGTTGTCCTGGCATCGATCGTGGCCATGTGCATTCACAGCATGCCCGAATTTCAACGGCTGGATGCCAACGACAGAGAGATTGAAGACCCCGTGCTGGAAGCTGTGGAGATTGCGTGCATCATCTGGTTCACTGCTGAGCTAGTGATCAGGCTCATCACTGCTCCAAGTCAAAAGAAGTTCTGGAAGAAACCACTGAATATCATTGATTTTGTCTCTATTATCCCATTTTACGCCACCTTGGCTGTGGacacaaaggaagaagaaagtgaagaTATTGAAAACATGGGGAAAGTGGTGCAGATCCTGCGGTTAATGAGGATATTTCGCATCCTGAAACTGGCCAGGCACTCTGTAGGACTGCGGTCTTTAGGCGCTACTTTGAGACATAGCTACCAGGAAGTTGgacttctccttttgtttttgtctgttgggatttctattttttcagttcttgtCTACTCAGTGGAGAAGGATGATGACTCATCAGAACTGCACAGCATCCCCGTTTGCTGGTGGTGGGCGACTATCAGCATGACCACCGTTGGTTATGGGGACACTTACCCAGTCACACTTGCTGGAAAGCTGCTCGGCACCTTATGCATTATCTGTGGGATATTAGTGGTAGCGCTTCCAATCACCATTATTTTCAATAAGTTCTCTAAGTACTatcaaaagcaaaaagataTTGACCCAGACCAATGCAACAATGATCGCAAAGAGAAATGTAACGATCTACCTTATTTTAACATTAGAGATATTTATGCAAAAAAGATGCACTCATTCATTTCAAGCCTTTCCTCAGTAGGAATCGTAGTCAGTGACCAAGATTCAACAGATGCTTCCAGCATCCAAGATATGGAGGATGTTTATCGCACAACTACTTTAGATAATGGTGCAGGAAAATGA